A genomic window from Cloacibacillus evryensis DSM 19522 includes:
- the csm3 gene encoding type III-A CRISPR-associated RAMP protein Csm3 → MRGKIKITTTLRVLTGMHIGGSDAFSPIGAVDKPVIDDPRTGRPIIPGSSLKGKLRSLLAAHLQGDKRAAEPNQDCEAIKRLFGASEPIMRSRLQFSDAFVSNAEELEAVGLREVKFENALDRISCQANPRQIERVISGAEFLAVITYNIPENEEEIKEDMANLAAAMRLLQMDYLGGHGSRGSGRVSFKNIRLTQSGGSLKEEDVRLLNETFREIEEYELLSI, encoded by the coding sequence ATGAGAGGCAAAATAAAAATAACCACCACACTGAGAGTACTGACGGGAATGCACATCGGAGGAAGCGATGCCTTCTCGCCGATAGGAGCTGTTGACAAGCCCGTAATCGACGACCCGCGCACAGGAAGGCCGATAATTCCCGGAAGCAGCCTCAAAGGAAAGCTGCGTTCGCTGCTTGCCGCACACTTGCAGGGTGACAAAAGGGCCGCCGAACCAAACCAGGACTGCGAAGCGATAAAGAGACTCTTCGGCGCCAGCGAACCGATAATGAGATCAAGGCTTCAGTTCTCGGACGCCTTCGTTTCCAACGCGGAGGAACTCGAAGCCGTCGGCCTGCGCGAGGTGAAATTTGAAAACGCGCTTGACCGGATCTCATGCCAGGCAAACCCGCGTCAGATAGAACGCGTGATAAGCGGCGCGGAGTTTTTAGCCGTCATCACCTACAACATCCCCGAGAATGAAGAAGAGATAAAAGAGGACATGGCAAACCTAGCGGCGGCCATGCGCCTGCTTCAGATGGACTATCTAGGCGGCCACGGCAGCCGCGGCAGCGGGCGCGTCAGCTTTAAAAACATCAGGCTGACACAGTCTGGCGGCAGCCTTAAAGAGGAGGATGTGCGGCTTCTGAATGAGACCTTCAGGGAAATAGAGGAATATGAACTACTATCTATATAA
- a CDS encoding Nif3-like dinuclear metal center hexameric protein yields MKLSEVISRIEKRIPKSWAEPWDNPGLAAGAPGAEVSRIALSLDATPETVAAAASLSCGLLVTHHPLIFHPLKSVVNDDYVGRTLFSAIRQEVAVYAAHTNWDSSPEGVNFELASLLGVEKAKPLVPADSGAWGMGAAGELPSAVRLAELSDLLHERWRLSNFTIYGGDRMIRSVALGGGACQEFWREALASGADCFITADLSYHYRQEALDAGLALVSADHGEMERASLPALRAVIEAETGLPVTLIEEKTAPFEHGRI; encoded by the coding sequence ATGAAGCTTTCTGAGGTTATTTCAAGGATAGAAAAAAGAATACCGAAGAGCTGGGCGGAGCCGTGGGATAATCCCGGCCTTGCCGCGGGCGCTCCTGGTGCGGAGGTATCGCGGATCGCCCTCTCGCTTGACGCGACGCCGGAGACGGTCGCCGCCGCGGCTTCGCTTAGCTGCGGGTTGCTCGTTACTCACCATCCGCTGATCTTTCACCCGCTGAAGTCTGTGGTGAACGATGACTATGTGGGGCGCACGCTCTTTTCCGCGATCCGGCAGGAGGTCGCGGTATACGCGGCGCATACCAACTGGGACTCGTCGCCGGAGGGCGTGAATTTTGAGCTGGCTTCGTTGCTGGGGGTGGAGAAGGCCAAACCGCTGGTCCCCGCGGACAGCGGCGCGTGGGGGATGGGGGCGGCGGGGGAGCTTCCCTCTGCCGTCAGGCTTGCCGAACTTTCGGATCTGCTGCATGAGCGATGGCGTCTCTCTAATTTTACCATCTACGGCGGCGATCGGATGATAAGGAGCGTCGCGCTCGGCGGCGGGGCCTGTCAGGAATTCTGGCGCGAGGCACTGGCGTCTGGCGCGGATTGTTTCATTACCGCAGACCTATCCTATCACTACCGGCAGGAGGCGCTCGACGCCGGGCTCGCGCTCGTGAGCGCCGACCACGGCGAGATGGAGCGGGCTTCGCTGCCGGCATTGAGAGCTGTGATCGAGGCCGAGACGGGCCTTCCCGTCACGCTTATCGAAGAAAAAACCGCGCCTTTTGAACATGGGCGCATATAA
- the csm5 gene encoding type III-A CRISPR-associated RAMP protein Csm5: protein MNQLKNYRIKITVATPVFIGSGLSYQKNEYFYDRDTRKIHIINPEILMRWIVEKGRIQNFESFSLSGASLSKFFEDLRVRPESIPGLIEYSADAGAAVEQGRLIEIKAFIKDTANRPYIPGSSLKGALRTVILTKMLRDAGREEFLDNERIAKKNPAAQIEIKHLHTLDRAGEKANALNSVMSALSISDSAPLAQPSLTLCRKIDVSKGGYEGRLNIARECLCPGTEAEFILTLKPESGKIDAGYIKKAVEEFGGYYSRTYADKFSLPQGAVKEDFSNCILLGGGCGYFGKNILYPGRDYESALRLAAALMAKKYAKHKHEGDVETGVSPHTLKYTEYIEPNGRGSVKCQMGICRVDIEERA, encoded by the coding sequence GTGAACCAGCTCAAAAACTACAGGATAAAAATAACCGTAGCCACACCAGTCTTCATCGGGTCGGGGCTGAGCTACCAAAAAAATGAATACTTTTATGACAGAGATACACGGAAGATCCACATCATAAACCCAGAAATCCTGATGCGGTGGATCGTTGAAAAAGGGCGAATACAGAATTTTGAAAGCTTCTCGCTCTCCGGCGCGTCCCTTTCAAAATTCTTTGAAGATCTTCGCGTCCGTCCCGAAAGCATCCCCGGGCTTATCGAATACAGCGCCGACGCCGGCGCCGCCGTCGAACAGGGGAGGCTGATCGAGATCAAAGCCTTTATAAAAGACACCGCCAACCGCCCGTACATTCCCGGCAGCTCCCTGAAGGGCGCGCTGCGCACCGTCATCCTGACAAAGATGCTGCGGGACGCCGGACGGGAAGAATTCCTGGATAATGAAAGAATAGCGAAGAAAAATCCCGCCGCTCAAATAGAAATAAAGCATCTCCACACGCTTGACAGAGCGGGGGAAAAGGCAAACGCTCTCAACAGCGTGATGTCGGCCCTCTCCATCTCCGACAGCGCGCCGCTTGCCCAGCCCTCGCTCACGCTGTGCCGGAAGATCGACGTATCCAAAGGCGGATATGAGGGGCGGCTGAACATTGCCCGCGAGTGCCTGTGTCCGGGGACGGAAGCCGAGTTCATCCTCACACTCAAGCCGGAGAGCGGAAAAATAGACGCCGGATATATCAAAAAGGCGGTTGAAGAATTCGGCGGATACTATAGCCGGACATACGCCGATAAATTCAGCCTTCCGCAGGGGGCTGTAAAAGAAGATTTCAGCAACTGCATCCTTCTCGGCGGAGGCTGCGGCTATTTCGGGAAAAACATCCTCTATCCCGGCAGGGATTATGAAAGCGCTCTGCGGCTTGCCGCCGCGCTGATGGCCAAAAAATACGCAAAACACAAACACGAAGGGGATGTGGAAACCGGCGTATCTCCGCATACCTTGAAATACACGGAATATATAGAGCCGAACGGACGCGGCTCCGTCAAATGTCAGATGGGGATATGCCGTGTGGACATAGAGGAGCGCGCCTGA
- the cas6 gene encoding CRISPR system precrRNA processing endoribonuclease RAMP protein Cas6 — MIKEYTLRLKRRGGEAPLEYADAYPLYAALLELAGTRTAQNLHEEGRPSLSQYLMPMEGGAGALWRITLWKKEEQEEIAPLLTKNREFTLRSKKTTLTVEEKSVIEISSLSELLEIPGANRDASRFFLRFLSPASYRSGGEYQIFPSVRHIVRSAAQTWNDVFPENSMDDEEAMSMLEAGVKITGYNLKSVYYALKGNKIPAFCGTATLNARLSAPMLQLLRALLSLGTLCGTGIKTTLGMGGMKATESPR; from the coding sequence ATGATAAAAGAATATACTCTGAGGCTGAAGCGGCGCGGCGGGGAGGCGCCGCTTGAATATGCGGACGCCTACCCCCTCTACGCGGCGCTGCTGGAGCTGGCGGGAACACGGACCGCTCAGAACCTTCATGAGGAGGGACGCCCCTCCCTTTCGCAATACCTTATGCCCATGGAGGGCGGCGCCGGCGCTCTCTGGAGAATCACGCTGTGGAAAAAAGAAGAACAGGAAGAGATCGCCCCGCTGCTCACGAAAAACCGGGAATTTACCCTCAGATCGAAAAAAACAACGTTGACAGTGGAAGAAAAAAGCGTGATAGAAATAAGCAGCCTCTCCGAGCTGCTTGAGATCCCCGGCGCGAACCGTGACGCATCGAGGTTCTTCCTCCGTTTTCTCTCTCCCGCGTCCTACCGCAGCGGCGGCGAATACCAGATATTTCCGTCGGTGAGACATATTGTGCGCAGCGCCGCGCAGACATGGAATGATGTCTTTCCTGAAAATTCAATGGACGACGAAGAGGCGATGTCCATGCTGGAGGCCGGCGTAAAAATAACGGGCTATAATCTTAAAAGCGTTTACTATGCCTTGAAGGGAAACAAAATACCGGCTTTTTGCGGAACGGCCACGCTGAACGCGCGCCTTTCCGCGCCGATGCTGCAATTGCTGCGGGCGCTTCTCTCTCTGGGGACATTATGCGGCACGGGGATAAAGACGACGCTTGGGATGGGCGGCATGAAAGCGACAGAATCTCCGCGATGA
- the csm4 gene encoding type III-A CRISPR-associated RAMP protein Csm4 yields the protein MNYYLYKISFITPLHCGSGESAKSLESSRASICADTLFSALCCEAAADGGAQAVSDLCEGAKRGDVLFSDLFPYHGDDIYIPKPALLPKTFGEALEADRKKAMKSLEYIPLLRLEEYIDSMEGRSLFEPEGIFKNFAETEIVEKVSLKGLEKSNPYFVTTSVFNRGCGLHGLIACGDEKKLKTVKRLLRLLGMGGIGGKVSAGYGKFKIADEYDLTYEEDAYDEQTKRLWRMLTTEKAQAYLSLTTSLPSDEELGEAMEGSLTTLRRRGGFVASESYGASRKKDTQYFLGAGSLFRKKYTGTLYNVARGGAHPVYRYSKPIFLGVDYQ from the coding sequence ATGAACTACTATCTATATAAAATTTCCTTTATAACGCCGCTTCACTGCGGAAGCGGGGAGAGCGCGAAATCACTTGAAAGTTCGCGCGCCTCGATTTGCGCCGACACGCTCTTCTCCGCCCTCTGCTGTGAAGCCGCGGCGGACGGCGGCGCGCAGGCCGTTTCCGACCTTTGCGAAGGGGCGAAAAGAGGTGACGTCCTATTCAGCGACCTCTTTCCATATCACGGAGACGATATCTACATTCCCAAGCCGGCCCTGCTGCCGAAGACCTTTGGCGAGGCGCTTGAGGCAGACCGAAAAAAAGCGATGAAAAGTCTGGAATACATCCCGCTGCTGCGGCTGGAAGAATATATAGACTCAATGGAGGGGCGGTCCCTTTTTGAGCCGGAGGGAATATTCAAAAACTTTGCGGAAACCGAAATTGTTGAAAAAGTATCCCTGAAAGGTCTGGAAAAGAGCAATCCATACTTTGTGACGACCTCTGTCTTCAACAGAGGATGCGGCCTCCACGGCCTCATCGCCTGCGGGGACGAAAAAAAATTGAAGACCGTAAAACGTCTGCTGAGGCTCCTCGGCATGGGAGGGATAGGCGGAAAAGTCAGCGCGGGGTACGGCAAATTTAAAATAGCCGACGAATATGACCTTACGTATGAGGAAGATGCCTACGACGAACAGACGAAGAGGCTGTGGCGTATGCTGACGACGGAAAAGGCTCAGGCATATCTCAGCCTTACCACCTCGCTTCCGTCGGACGAAGAGCTTGGGGAGGCTATGGAAGGTTCCCTGACCACGCTGCGGCGGCGCGGTGGATTTGTCGCCTCCGAAAGCTATGGCGCGTCGCGCAAAAAAGACACGCAGTACTTCTTGGGCGCCGGTTCGCTCTTCCGAAAAAAATATACCGGAACGCTCTATAATGTCGCGCGCGGCGGCGCGCACCCCGTTTACAGATATTCAAAGCCGATATTTCTGGGGGTGGACTACCAGTGA